atgaccttgcccaccctttctctatgaaagaactgcgcctcatgagaaaggacttcacccgcattgatggtgagggaatccttccttggctgctccgatgctttgatagtggtgctgagacctacaatgtggatgagagagaagccaagcagttgggatccctggccagagatgctggtattgacagagcacttagtagtaagacaggaactactaccctgtgggaccgacttctttcagctgtgagagagagatatccccacaagggtgacatcggatggcgccgaagcagaacacccactcttgagaaagccatcacctacttgagagagattgctgtgcgagaagtgatctataataacgatggaatcacagatcctgatgatgttgagtgtgacacacaaatgttccggaagtttgttcaggctgtaccagcagcgcatgcccatatattctccttcatgggatgttttgaaggttacgaaagaccaactgtacgtgaggtaactgttaaagcacgacagtatggagacatcctctctgattccctttacttccaaacctcagccgttaagaaaatggttgacaggaagtataagatgccaaatggaactaaactccagactcttcctagagacaactggtcacgtgttgcagccattaagaagagacgtcctgctacgagacagcagcaaggaagacaggactcactgcgacgccacctgtggtctctcttgaaaaatcattttagagaggacatgagagtctgggacaagaaacccactgatatgctccagttacgtgtgcaagagcttctaaacagaacaaagccaggagatggttcttccaagaagaaggttgcaccagtcaacaaccaggatggttcatcgagctctagtgctcaaccctagggatgcc
The Apus apus isolate bApuApu2 chromosome 3, bApuApu2.pri.cur, whole genome shotgun sequence genome window above contains:
- the LOC127382502 gene encoding uncharacterized protein LOC127382502, producing MEQVPLRQIKNQATLRQIKKPSHSQANKRTAGPPQSDDDDDLAHPFSMKELRLMRKDFTRIDGEGILPWLLRCFDSGAETYNVDEREAKQLGSLARDAGIDRALSSKTGTTTLWDRLLSAVRERYPHKGDIGWRRSRTPTLEKAITYLREIAVREVIYNNDGITDPDDVECDTQMFRKFVQAVPAAHAHIFSFMGCFEGYERPTVREVTVKARQYGDILSDSLYFQTSAVKKMVDRKYKMPNGTKLQTLPRDNWSRVAAIKKRRPATRQQQGRQDSLRRHLWSLLKNHFREDMRVWDKKPTDMLQLRVQELLNRTKPGDGSSKKKVAPVNNQDGSSSSSAQP